A window of Cohnella herbarum contains these coding sequences:
- a CDS encoding stalk domain-containing protein, with product MKIKSFSKYTTVFLAGAITATAGSTYAADAIKTIQAKLRPDIKVSVNGKQLDASAISYNNTTYLPLRKAADAVGGKIELDGTNINIVTDGKSADGTVGSQPSEKPIESTETYPIEGKVLYNWEQVYSKLSRENKPTMMGTIKNGQITTTYNDSEYIAIRYTDYFYDSEKGLSYYTKDYFLQFLSLSDIEELPTYTVKVKSNLVSPI from the coding sequence ATGAAGATAAAATCCTTTTCCAAATACACAACCGTATTCCTCGCAGGTGCCATTACTGCTACTGCTGGCTCTACATATGCCGCTGATGCTATCAAAACAATCCAAGCAAAACTACGTCCTGATATCAAAGTGTCTGTAAATGGTAAGCAACTAGATGCATCTGCTATCTCTTACAACAACACCACTTACCTCCCTTTAAGGAAGGCTGCTGATGCTGTCGGAGGAAAGATAGAGTTGGATGGGACGAATATTAACATTGTTACTGACGGCAAGAGTGCTGATGGTACAGTGGGGTCTCAACCTTCTGAGAAACCAATAGAGAGCACTGAAACTTATCCTATTGAGGGTAAGGTTTTGTACAACTGGGAACAAGTTTACAGTAAGTTAAGTCGTGAAAATAAGCCCACTATGATGGGTACAATAAAAAATGGACAAATTACTACAACTTATAATGATTCAGAATACATAGCAATAAGATATACTGATTACTTCTATGATTCAGAGAAAGGCTTGAGTTATTATACGAAGGATTACTTTCTTCAATTTCTCTCATTATCAGATATTGAAGAACTTCCGACTTATACTGTAAAAGTTAAAAGTAATCTTGTCAGCCCCATTTAG